One window of Alosa sapidissima isolate fAloSap1 chromosome 21, fAloSap1.pri, whole genome shotgun sequence genomic DNA carries:
- the limd1b gene encoding LIM domain-containing protein 1 isoform X1 yields MTTEPSFEPCVNCSGGVYGGGQACRAMGKLYHDSCFICSVCDQRLQEQPFYSVSGKLFCEDHFKHSEAHPSTQTCDSCGFLIKDTVLQAFGSCYHPACFCCVICCQSLEGALFFLDSTNRVYCLKDYQRYVAPICATCRRPILPSEGSAVTERIVSMNRDYHVDCFQ; encoded by the exons ATGACTACTGAGCCAAGTTTCG AGCCATGTGTGAATTGCAGTGGGGGGGTGTATGGAGGTGGCCAGGCCTGCCGGGCTATGGGAAAGCTCTACCACGACAGCTGTTTCATCTGCAGCGTCTGCG ACCAAAGACTGCAAGAACAGCCTTTCTACAGTGTGTCTGGTAAACTGTTCTGTGAAGATCACTTCAAG CACTCTGAGGCCCATCCTTCTACACAAACTTGTGACTCATGTGGCTTTCTCATCAAGGATACG GTCCTTCAGGCCTTTGGAAGCTGCTACCACCCAGCCTGTTTCTGCTGTGTGATCTGCTGTCAGAGTCTGGAAGGAGCACTATTCTTCCTGGACTCAACAAATAGGGTGTACTGCCTCAAAGACTACCAGAG GTATGTGGCTCCAATCTGTGCCACCTGCCGTCGACCCATTCTACCTTCTGAG GGATCAGCGGTGACAGAGCGCATTGTGTCAATGAACCGAGATTACCATGTGGATTGTTTTCAATGA
- the limd1b gene encoding LIM domain-containing protein 1 isoform X2: protein MGKLYHDSCFICSVCDQRLQEQPFYSVSGKLFCEDHFKHSEAHPSTQTCDSCGFLIKDTVLQAFGSCYHPACFCCVICCQSLEGALFFLDSTNRVYCLKDYQRYVAPICATCRRPILPSEGSAVTERIVSMNRDYHVDCFQ, encoded by the exons ATGGGAAAGCTCTACCACGACAGCTGTTTCATCTGCAGCGTCTGCG ACCAAAGACTGCAAGAACAGCCTTTCTACAGTGTGTCTGGTAAACTGTTCTGTGAAGATCACTTCAAG CACTCTGAGGCCCATCCTTCTACACAAACTTGTGACTCATGTGGCTTTCTCATCAAGGATACG GTCCTTCAGGCCTTTGGAAGCTGCTACCACCCAGCCTGTTTCTGCTGTGTGATCTGCTGTCAGAGTCTGGAAGGAGCACTATTCTTCCTGGACTCAACAAATAGGGTGTACTGCCTCAAAGACTACCAGAG GTATGTGGCTCCAATCTGTGCCACCTGCCGTCGACCCATTCTACCTTCTGAG GGATCAGCGGTGACAGAGCGCATTGTGTCAATGAACCGAGATTACCATGTGGATTGTTTTCAATGA
- the nrm gene encoding nurim, with product MASIDLRVSYLSILALLNFVFVFVTGTDFVRFMSFRAIYHNITGGSALCQESVPWSVALRDTSVLKAVCVDLILLALFTVQHSVLAWPPVKQACQSVLGVLNRAMYCSTTALALQALMRFWQPVTNAPCLWSVHDAPWDIWFPLICFVFHFLAWAIIFSILLIFDYGELLGIKQVYYECLGMGDPLALKSARAQRLYAHLRHPVCLELGVVLWLLPTFPLDRFLLAGYLTIYLALAHSLDTQDCAYLSVQLRSKMQIFSIPPGGSGQALSTTANNNNHKHD from the exons ATGGCGTCAATCGACCTCCGTGTGTCTTATCTGAGCATTTTAGCTCTTTTAaactttgtttttgtgttcGTGACCGGTACTGACTTTGTGCGTTTCATGTCCTTTCGAGCCATTTACCACAACATCACAGGGGGGTCGGCGCTCTGTCAAG AGTCTGTGCCATGGTCAGTGGCATTGAGAGACACATCAGTCCtcaaagctgtgtgtgtagaCCTCATCCTGTTGGCTCTCTTCACTGTCCAGCATAGTGTTTTGGCCTGGCCGCCCGTTAAACAGGCCTGTCAGTCTGTCCTAGGAGTGTTAAACCGGGCTATGTACTGTTCCACAACGGCTCTCGCTCTACAG GCTTTAATGCGTTTCTGGCAGCCTGTGACTAACGCCCCCTGCCTGTGGTCAGTGCACGATGCACCCTGGGACATCTGGTTCCCTCTGATCTGCTTCGTTTTTCATTTTCTGGCCTGGGCAATTATCTTCAGTATTCTGCTGATATTCGACTATGGTGAACTGCTCGGAATCAAACAG GTGTATTATGAGTGCCTTGGCATGGGTGACCCCTTGGCCTTGAAATCCGCCCGAGCTCAACGGCTCTATGCCCACCTGCGCCACCCTGTGTGTCTGGAGCTTGGCGTCGTCCTCTGGCTCCTGCCCACGTTCCCGCTGGACAGGTTCCTGCTGGCAGGTTACCTGACCATCTACCTGGCCCTGGCCCACTCTCTGGACACCCAAGACTGTGCCTATTTGAGTGTGCAGCTGCGCAGCAAGATGCAGATCTTCTCTATACCACCAGGTGGCAGTGGTCAGGCTTTGTCAACCACAGCTAACAACAACAATCACAAGCATGATTGA
- the ppp1r18 gene encoding uncharacterized protein ppp1r18, whose protein sequence is MSVSSLPEWKQLLLERKRREEEERERREREEEDRLASMPAWKRGIIQRRRAKQEGGGGERDREREREGGYQAVDSGDAESYILTQTGGEMTITLEPERTQYDLLPIKAFGRVSMENIGPIRQNPFIKSQSGWRKNRELEKGVDVQDKGTDAERGGSRGHDKEMVRGREIDIKIERQRDRSEGRERDRSVGRESGKDRSGERDRDNARITKEGQKDTDTTLFPLVPGLRTIKAENIIIIEKDRRGSEREDKMIEKVVERERERQEEEEEKEEEGSGGGERGEKKGMRMDLREFLAGGGSVTEIRATEVLIIKPAGVDDRATGVKMATRGGEGRVDQWEVEGQEVPGRDPRSSCEDMVEGERERPREAAWAPDQERGREKASVKEPGVWPRPQAQAAVQREEREVSAGPSSSSSSSDSSGLVERGSRVSQLLSKFGEHRKPPSRSKSSDCFVRLSRERDRSGKGGSGDDLSGGEEGQEDEAERGAMRGVPKRSFSFSDRIITAKENGLAEGGHLDRKAVERTFSDRRTGERPERGTKPKVLLRWRHADKQAKPAAEADVKTERQSETDREVKGPENDMTTGEKTNSPKEGPAGLVVKMTQDEGFTVASVRNKEGIAFARKVSIRHEGKARATEKETKRNENASDRASEMLAERLTETNITEREMERDRMIEREKEWERQIELQIEEKKQSSVWRAEAESKPPQCICVHSTENAVYAPRSPSRVMSAATELSNVPRSPTVKEADAGGRSDWESTESEDPLLTQTVLSQHTEELISKIGRVRDKKSDRENRRRTQTCVYADSDTTGGEDMQNADIHSPEDEAVVDSSVKSPYDGYSGRVYKEEQPVLKSPKRCVSVGLSPAPDEIQIPRTVFFGVDMAPDRPRARIPSTDGPEGGGSGRGGGGEAAGKGVERRESWKAGRPLTRVESLREKIRQRELEKQRAREAGAVDGESEDLDAAEKDTCKERWRDAAQERASEERRKMGWEMEGEGERETTAAVDEWRQEEPLPLTASPFDVTQELSVSRASPQLPVPLSLSQPFAAAEEQDDRSLYIAGTLIAYSDRAEDIEVEELTQHVVDLTAEQVCRHGDTDRPQGVRGVGDERGEGDELPDEDYLPPSQTSSPASSLSLSPPLPHSLAAMSRIYNLKTVGSRTGLCERPVEVLAHKPLPHEDYRPFRPKLTPEPTPCHQQEVQVDRPSKVEHPWESSDEPLSVLSVQRQVEQLRLREQEVRRQMVQTERSTFGEKEIKAPQGQQREETQQQQQQQQQLRPVDGQTRDVTSPAGPRTPPPTFRAQPRLNQSKTFSSPSPENARKYPERPTAPVPPSSPASLSPSPSPTHTPSPSASPSPPLISIRSASSAPRGKRGTTITITPRKPAGAAAASPASPSTSTSASASKPAGQTKTPAPNGTGEGGKKRYPTAEEIQVIGGYQNLEKSCLVKSRGTANKGGKVCFDEAQLERVCEYPSENSMLATFPPSPLLGSDPGREERGKGQEEEEEEEEERGGGISKNVGSGVGRVLRVDESCRR, encoded by the exons ATGTCTGTCTCCTCCCTACCAGAATGGAAACAACTCCTGCTGGAGcgcaagaggagagaggaggaggagcgcgagaggagagagagagaggaggaggacaggctTGCTAGCATGCCCGCCTGGAAGCGAGGCATCATCCAGCGCAGGAGGGCAAAGCAAGAAGGTggcggaggagagagagacagggagagagagagggaaggaggctACCAGGCCGTGGATTCAGGCGATGCCGAGAGCTACATATTGACACAGACCGGTGGCGAAATGACCATTACCCTGGAGCCAGAGAGGACACAGTATGACCTCCTCCCGATCAAGGCGTTTGGGCGCGTCTCCATGGAAAACATTGGCCCCATCAGACAGAACCCGTTCATAAAGTCTCAGAGTGGGTGGAGGAAAAACAGGGAGTTGGAGAAGGGTGTAGATGTCCAGGATAAGGGTACAGACGCCGAAAGAGGGGGCAGTAGGGGTCATGACAAGGAGATGGTCAGAGGAAGGGAGATTGACATCAagatagagagacaaagagatagAAGTGAGGGCAGGGAGAGGGACCGGAGCGTCGGGAGAGAATCAGGGAAGGAcagaagtggagagagggatagagacaaCGCGAGGATAACAAAAGAGGGgcagaaagacacagacacCACCCTCTTTCCCCTCGTCCCAGGCCTGCGCACCATCAAGGCTGAAAacattattatcattgagaaagacagaagaggtagcgagagagaggataagATGATCGAAAAAgttgtggagagggagagagagagacaggaggaagaggaagagaaggaggaggaggggagtggaggaggagaaagaggagagaagaaagggatgAGAATGGATCTGAGAGAGTTCCTGGCAGGCGGTGGGAGCGTGACTGAGATCAGGGCCACAGAGGTCCTGATTATCAAACCAGCGGGGGTGGACGACAGGGCCACAGGAgtcaaaatggccaccaggggtGGTGAGGGCAGGGTGGACCAGTGGGAGGTGGAGGGGCAGGAGGTGCCGGGGAGAGACCCACGGAGCTCCTGCGAGGACATGGTGGAGGGCGAGAGGGAGCGGCCCAGAGAGGCGGCCTGGGCTCCAGAccaagagcgagggagagaaaaggccAGCGTGAAAGAGCCTGGCGTTTGGCCCAGGCCACAGGCACAGGCCGCCGTCCagcgagaggagagggaggtcaGCGCTGgcccaagcagcagcagcagcagcagtgacaGCAGTGGGCTTGTAGAGAGAGGAAGCCGGGTGAGCCAGCTACTCAGCAAATTTGGGGAGCACCGCAAGCCCCCGTCCAGGTCCAAGAGCTCCGACTGCTTCGTGCGGCTcagcagggagagagacaggtcCGGCAAAGGGGGCAGCGGTGATGACCTGAGCGGAGGCGAAGAGGGACAGGAAGACGAGGCGGAGAGGGGGGCTATGAGAGGGGTGCCTAAGCGATCCTTCAGCTTCTCCGACCGCATCATAACTGCTAAGGAGAACGGGCTGGCCGAGGGTGGTCATCTCGATAGGAAGGCGGTTGAGAGGACGTTTTCGGATCGTAGAACAGGGGAACGTCCCGAGAGGGGAACCAAACCAAAGGTACTGCTAAGATGGAGGCATGCAGATAAACAAGCAAAGCCAGCCGCTGAAGCTGATGTTAAaactgagagacagagtgagactgATAGGGAAGTGAAGGGACCTGAGAATGATATGACTACTGGAGAAAAGACCAACTCACCCAAAGAGGGCCCTGCTGGGCTGGTGGTGAAGATGACCCAAGATGAGGGTTTCACCGTGGCCTCTGTCAGAAACAAGGAGGGCATAGCGTTCGCACGGAAGGTGTCCATCCGCCACGAGGGAAAAGCGAGAGCCACAGAGAAGGAGACCAAGAGAAACGAAAACGCGAGCGACAGAGCGAGCGAGATGCTGGCCGAGCGACTCACAGAGACAAACAtcacggagagagagatggagagagacaggatgatcgagcgagagaaagagtgggagagacagaTCGAGCTCCAGATCGAGGAAAAGAAACAGTCCAGCGTGTGGCGAGCAGAGGCTGAGTCCAAGCCACCCCAATGCATATGCGTCCATTCCACTGAGAATGCAGTGTATGCACCACGCAGCCCGTCCAGAGTTATGTCTGCTGCTACTGAACTCTCAAACGTTCCCCGTAGCCCGACTGTAAAGGAAGCAGACGCAGGGGGTCGGTCAGACTGGGAAAGCACTGAGTCAGAGGACCCTCTTTTAACCCAAACTGTGCTTTCGCAACACACAGAGGAGCTCATCTCCAAGATAGGCAGGGTGCGGGATAAAAAGTCCGACCGTGAAAATCGGAGAAGGACGCagacgtgtgtgtatgcagattCCGACACGACAGGTGGAGAAGACATGCAGAATGCAGATATTCATTCACCCGAAGATGAGGCGGTCGTAGACAGCAGCGTAAAGTCTCCCTATGACGGTTATTCAGGTCGTGTGTACAAGGAGGAGCAGCCGGTGCTTAAATCGCCCAAGCGATGCGTTTCGGTGGGTCTGTCTCCAGCGCCGGATGAGATACAGATCCCAAGAACTGTGTTCTTTGGTGTGGACATGGCACCAGACAGGCCGAGAGCacgcatccccagcacagatgGACCAGAGGGTGGAGgaagtggaagaggaggaggaggagaggcggcGGGGaaaggggtggagaggagggagagctgGAAGGCCGGACGACCCTTGACCCGCGTCGAGTCCCTCCGCGAGAAGATCCGTCAGAGGGAGCTGGAAAAGCAGAGGGCCAGAGAGGCCGGCGCGGTGGACGGAGAAAGCGAGGATCTGGACGCAGCGGAGAAGGACACGTgcaaggagagatggagggacgcAGCGCAGGAGAGGGCGtccgaggagaggaggaaaatggggtgggagatggagggagaaggagagagagagacgacggCCGCGGTGGACGAGTGGAGGCAGGAAGAGCCGCTGCCGCTGACAGCCAGCCCGTTTGACGTCACACAGGAACTCAGCGTGTCAAGAGCCAGCCCTCAACTTCCTGTTCCCCTTTCGCTCTCGCAACCCTTTGCTGCTGCAGAGGAACAAGACGACAGATCGCTTTACATCGCTGGCACTCTGATAGCCTACTCGGACCGCGCGGAGGACATAGAGGTCGAGGAACTGACCCAACATGTAGTGGACCTGACGGCCGAGCAGGTTTGTAGACACGGGGACACAGACAGACCGCAAGGCGTGCGTGGCGTGGGAGACGAGAGAGGAGAAGGCGACGAGCTGCCAGACGAAGACTACCTCCCTCCGTCGCAAACCTCCTCACCCGCGagctcgctctcgctctctccacctctgCCTCACTCGCTGGCCGCCATGAGCCGCATCTACAACCTGAAGACGGTGGGCTCGCGGACTGGACTGTGCGAGAGACCCGTGGAGGTCCTGGCGCACAAGCCCCTGCCCCACGAGGACTACAGACCTTTCCGTCCGAAGTTGACGCCAGAGCCGACACCGTGTCATCAGCAGGAGGTGCAGGTGGACCGTCCGTCTAAGGTGGAGCATCCCTGGGAGTCCAGCGACGAGCCCCTCAGTGTCCTGTCTGTGCAGCGTCAGGTGGAGCAGTTGCGACTCCGAGAGCAGGAAGTGAGACGACAAATGGTCCAGACCGAGAGGAGCACCTTCGGTGAAAAGGAGATCAAGGCGCCTCAGGGTCAGCAGAGGGAGGAGacccaacagcagcagcagcaacaacaacagctgcGTCCAGTTGATGGGCAGACGAGGGACGTGACATCACCAGCAGGCCCCAGAACACCGCCACCTACTTTCCGGGCTCAGCCGAGACTGAACCAATCGAAGACCTTCTCCAGCCCATCGCCAGAGAATGCGAGAAAATACCCGGAGAGGCCAACAGCGCCTGTGCCGCCATCCTCCCCGGCCAGTCTctccccttccccttccccgacccacaccccctccccgtccgcctctccctcccctccactcaTCTCTATCCGCAGCGCCTCCTCCGCCCCGAGAGGCAAGAGGGGCACCACCATAACCATCACCCCCAGAAAGCCAGCTGGAGCAGCAGCTGCGTCGCCAGCCagcccctccacctccacctccgccTCCGCCTCCAAACCGGCCGGTCAAACCAAGACGCCCGCCCCCAACGGAACAGGTGAGGGGGGTAAGAAGAGGTACCCCACGGCCGAGGAGATTCAGGTGATTGGGGGATACCAGAACTTGGAGAAGTCCTGTCTGGTCAAAAGCAGAGGGACAGCGAACAAAGGG gggaaGGTGTGTTTCGACGAGGCCCAGCTGGAGCGAGTGTGTGAGTACCCATCTGAGAACTCCATGCTGGCCaccttccccccctcccctctgctgGGGTCCGACccggggagggaggagagggggaagggtcaggaggaggaagaggaagaggaggaggagagaggaggagggatcaGCAAGAATGTGGGCTCCGGAGTGGGCCGAGTGCTGAGAGTGG ATGAGTCCTGCAGACGATAG